From Solanum lycopersicum chromosome 4, SLM_r2.1:
AGTGAATAGCATATTCATTTGATTATTTGATTCTCAACATGATTACTTAGAATGTTGAgctttttgttttgatttctaAATTGTTTGCTTgaattttcattatgtttaattATCTTCTTgtatattattgatataattttgggtGTGCTTGCTAAATTACTTTTGTTAAATTACTTGCTTTATCGTCTTTTGGGAACTCACATAAAATTATTGCTTTATCGTCTTTGGTATTTGACCTCACATAAAATTATTACAGAGGTTAATGATACACTTCCACAAATCTAAGGTGGCATACATTTTACTCAACTGTCTTCTTTTTTTAGTAAGGTAACTTTCAATGGAGCTTGCTTGTGTACGCAGTCTTAGGAGGACagtgttgggtatgtagcaagaattgatgagaaatagagggaaggggaggaatttgaaaggttgggaacttgaaaagtcctctaatgctttattgaaaaaggcaatagtccctcatcggtaatggaaaggaaaataggagagtttaaataaataaacactcctattaattgttaaaagggttggaaagagggacccccctcgcgccgtcgtcgtcgctcgcttcggctttggctttggcaaatgatcgatcgagagaaaGGCAATAAATGGAGCCAATAAATCAcaaatttttggccatttaaaatggatcatttgccaaagttgaagaagctcctaccaaagacaaaaagagaaagaagtccaacggtCAAAAGTCAGAACAGGCTcttaccaaagacaaaaagagaaagaagtccaacgggtAGAAGTCAGAACAgaccaagaagaaattcaaaggcaactgttataattgtggcaaggctggtcatagatcttctgattgtcatgctccaagaaaggacaaaaacaaaggcatggaaaaaatggaagatgcagatgacttgtgtgcaatgatatcggagtgtaacttagttggaaattccaaggagtggtttctcgactcaggtgccactagacatatttgctctgcaaaagaagcctttgcaacatACACTCCTactgagtacgatgaagatttattcatgggaaacacagcaacagcaaggattgcaggaactggcaaagtaatgttgaaaatgacatccgacaaagtgttgactttaaacaatgttctgcatgtccctactattaggaagaatttagtttctgctgcactactcgttaagaacgagtttaagtgtgtcctagttagtgataaagctgtaataagtaagaatgaaatgttcataggaaagggttatctcaatgagggtcttttcaaactaaatgtaatggttattgacagtatcaataaaaattttgcttctgtttacttattagagttaagtgatttatggcatgcccgtttgggacatgtaaattacaaagccttgcgaaaattggttaatttagaagtattgcctgattttaaatgcgataagtcgaaatgtgaaatttgtgtgaaaagtaagtttgttaaacatccttacaagtctgttgaaagaaattctaaaactttagacttaattcacacagatatatgcgatatgaagtcaataccatctcgtggtggaaaaaagtactttataacttttattgatgactgcactcgattttgttatgtatacttgcttaatagtaaggatgaagcaattgatgcatttaagcaatacaaaaataaagtggaaaaccaattgaatctaaagataaaaatgattcggagtgataggggtggagaatacgaatctccttttgcaaagatatgtttggaatatggtattattcatcaaactgctgcaccttatacaccacagtcaaatggtttggcagaacggaagaacagaacattaaaggaaatgattaatgccttaatgatcaattctggttcaccgcgaaatctttggggggaagccattcttacagctaataaaatactcaatagagtaccccattgaaaaacacaatcaattccatatgagttgtggaaaggaagaaaacacaacttgaaatattttaaagtgtgggggtgtttatccaaggtagaggttcctttaccgaagagggttaaaattggacccaaaacaatagattgtgtctttattggatatgctgtgaatagtaaagcctgtcgatttttggttcacaaatctgataatcctgagattcatgttaatacgataattgaatcagataatgcagagttttttgaaaacatttatccgtataaaactgaaagtgagtcaacaagtgaatgATCTAAACGACCacaagaagaatcaatggaaaatattctaactagtgaggaacctaggcgaagtactcgacaacgaaaatctgtttctttcggaccagattttgtagcactattgcttgaaaatgagcctcaaacatttaaagcagctatgtcttcgtcagagtcaacttattggaaagaagcagtcaatagtgagattgaattaattttaagcaatcacacttgggaattgattgatcttcctccaggaaataaacctttaggatcaaaatggatctttaaaaggaaaatgaaacctgatgggactattgacaaatataaagctagactggtagtcaaagggtacagacaaaaggaaggtctggactactttgacacatattctccagtaacaaggataacatcaattaggatgttaatagcacttgcagcagtgcatgatcttaaatccaccaaatggatgtaaagacagccttcttaaatggagagttagaggaagaaatttacatggaataacctgaagggtttatagttcctggtaaagaaaagaaagtatgCAGACTTGTAAAATCACTTTatagactcaagcaagcacccaaacaatagcatgctaaatttgatcaagtaatgttggcaaatggattcaagattaacgaatgtgataaatgtgtttacatcaaaaatgttatgaatcatgaagtcattgtttgtttgtatgttgatgacatgttaataataagtaaagaaattgatgatataaatgctactaagcgcatgttgtccaacaagttcgatatgaaagacttaggagttgctgatttgatcttaggggtcaggattatcaaaactccccagggactagcattatctcaatctaattatattgaaaaagtattggataagttcaattacttgaatttcaatgtagtcaaaactcgaattgatttaagttgtacatttaaaaagaatgaaggtcaaagtgactctcaattggaatatgccagagtgttgagaagtttgatgtatattatgaattgcacacgaccagatatagcatgtgctattagtaaactgagtcggtacactagtaatccgaatcaaactcactggatggctatgaaacatgtgttgggttatctaaaatggacacaacattatgctttgcattataataaatatcctgctgtgattgaaggatatagtgatgcaaattggatcaccgggtcaaatgatgtaaaatccacgagtaGTTATatattcatacttggtggaggagctgtctcttggaaatcttccaaacagacatgtattgctcgctccacaatggaatctgaattcattgctttggataaggctggtgaagaagcagaatggctccggaatttcctagaggatattccattctggcccaaacctgtcggaccaatttgcatacattgcaatagtcaagcagcaataggtagtgcagggagcgttatgtacaacgggaagtctcatcatatacgacgtagacataacaccataagacaactgctctctagtggaattatcacaattgactatgtaaagtcaagcgataatgtgtcagatccactaacgaaaggcctagtgagagaggcagttgaaagatcatctaagggaatgggtttacggcttaggacaagtcagcatgacggtaactctatctagcagactggagatcccaagatctagattcaaggataaaaacaaagttgtggctgacggttcgacattgtcaaataactcaatccattctcatgatgcagacaatgttcaggaaaaggttaagactttaaggcttgttaatgaggtaataaagcttaaagtttttaatgatttgctaagtttggtagatttgaccaaatagtgtatctacgagatgacacggttagaaatcacttatgtgagtgtgaagtggaagccgcttcaaagaaaatttatgtcaaaagcctattctctatacactcatgaaaccaggaggtgttcatggctgaaacgaacacaaccgtaagaatcataaacagtaaaggcttaattgtgtgacatatggttgtctaggtatacaccaaagttcgacggttcaaagatatcacatctaccgattgaccgagtatatccgacatatgttcactacggaaagtccaaagGGAAagctacttatccagatgcaattaatccttgcttgtaaagtacacaattgtccgtgcattcctatgttataactattccccatcaatgtgggggattgttgggtatgtaacaagaattgatgggaaatagagggaaggagaggaatttgaaaggttgggaacttgaaaagtcctctaatgctttattgaaaaaggcaatagtccctcatcggtaatggaaaggaaaataggagagtttaaataaataaacactcctattaattgttaaaagggttggaaagagggacccccctcgcgccgtcgtcgtcgtcgctcgctcgcttcggctttggctttggcaaatgatcgatcgagagataattttttggacaaaatttattttaattatttattaattaattttaaatggccaaaaataattttcaataaattagttgataacagaatttaaccgaaatgttttcaactttttagttaacccgacccgactcggatccgcgcgagtaacccgttttaaattccattatattcaaaatttcccgccatgactgttctgaaaggttgcaactttcaggaacagtcaataccatttgaaagtttgcaacctttcattaatggtcgtgttaattctgaaagggttgcaacctttcagaatatattcttcttgcctataaataccattcagtcttcagaatatttaaAACGAattttttctgatcttcctttttcttaaaaacatatatttcttcgtgtactttcctgctgtggattgattcgctgacagtagagtttttggtatctatactctactgattaaaatcattttacctagggaggttatattccaaatcaaacctcggatactagaggggaataatttccttaaggggacactgtgaattcagtggacttgattttctttctaaattttcaataagagtattccagattctggtacggttttacagattaaattatttttttacaaataaatttcttttcatcttatttactggttataaaaaatctcagttactttgtgtttctgaatgatttattagaaCCAGAAAtttctgattttataacacAGGTTGGAAACAGACAGtgatattgtatttttatttattatccaCACATGaggtatataaaatttaaaggatagtaatattttattttgatatctaCGTGCAATAAAATTAGTGgcctaaattaaattataataagaaaCCCTAAATATATATGCACATGTTCAAAAATGTTGTTAGTTtaggattaatttttttttgaatactaCTTGTTTTtagtgtatatatattcttaaaagACATTAAGTGTTTGACGTGACACAGtgatattattattcataaaaataaggaCTAGTTCTACATCATAACAAAGAGGTTAGATATTTATCTGCAATACATCTGGTTGGATGTTGATGTAAAAagtttatttataaaatgaagATTTGAGTTGTTTAAttcaaagttttaaaatattcctGATAAAAAGTagatagtttttttaaaaaactaaatttttttattcttttttataatgtACAGCATTTTTTCaagtgaaattaaaaattataaaattcactataaatttttttgagttcTCAAATTTTGAGAACCTAAaataaatcctttttttttaattagtattatCGTTGAGCCACTCATGACCAATGGTTATATTAATTGCACTTTTTAGGGTGTTATCTTTAGATTTCACTAAGCTTAATAAACAGAACTTAAAGGACATACAACAACAATTTACACAACAAAATCTCATGAATTAAAGAACATAGTTATTAAAGTTGTTTagcaatttatatatttatatgctgATGTggcataattattaaaattgtttagcaatctatatatttatttatttatttaaatttttagaatttctttccatcttttgatttaaaaatatttacaaatgtATTAAATATGACAGATTAATGTAAAGTGTCGTTTTATTAGAGATGTTTAAACATGTCTTCCATAAACAgtcatattaaaagttttaaaatgttGTCATCTTAAAAGtcatattcaaattaaatgtctTACCATTTATTTACACTTCTAATATTATTCTAAATCCGTAAAAATTACCTCAATTGTTGAAAGCCtgtttttactttgtttttccATCACTTTTGTCTTCTCCCTTTTCCAAGTTTCAtttcccatatatatatatatatatatataaaatttcctTTTCAAGCATACACTAACATATGTTTTATTGCTTTTCAGGTTCTATAAGAAACAATTAATGATTCAAACTACATAAATCTTTATATTTACTTATATGAgaaaatatagtttaaatttatatccagaattttttttaagtcaaattaaaagaacatttttcttgcataatatatcaaaacgttttaatttgtattatcttatattttttgtttaaaatttctCCTCTTTATTATTTCAACAAAGTGGATGATactttaaaaatgtaaaatgaagTTCTTCCGAATATAAATTGCATAAATTTGTGTATTTAATTATATGAGATAtagaatataaaatatgtaaatttgtgaagtaattatatataaagtaaaatattttgtagATGTATTCACTAActtttataaagtaatattagtagaagaagaaaatgaagagtttaTCTTATTGACTTGAAAGTAATATtagtagaagaagaaaatggagAGTTTATCTTAATGACAAGTCAAGAGGAAAAagacaaatatgaatcatgtatctccacaagtaaagactcattaaaattaataatttttaaattttatttcaatactAGAGTcgaataagaatttttttagataaattattGATGATAGttcattgaaaaattaaaaatatatcaaaagaaaaaaagaaatttctttgatgattttaaagcgaaactttttaaaaataatttgaaagaaaaaagccTTCATAGTTCTTTAATAATAATGACTACACAATTTTGTTAAGGATGAACAAGGTCAAAGTTTCTATCACAGGTATATTTTTCTGTATTAgtattgtttgttatttttattaaaaaaatatatttcttgctAGATATAGACTAAGTTTACATAGTTGCAGTTACAACGTCAATTTTTTCCCCTCAAATTAGTtttctaataataattaaaaaaaattatatttaataaaacatctgttaaaatatattttaataaaatatatgttaaattatatgttatgaaatattttcttgtaCATATCCTTCGAGATAATTATTAGTAAATCTTGAACATTAATATTGATATCTAAAGGAATGATGTTGTAATGTCAcagttgaaaaatgaaatacatgTATAAGACTATAAATCATgtttttatgtgaaaaaattgtttgattatttattataatttgattattgtAAAAGTCTTTAATATATCGTAGGCTTTCACTATTATTTTgttgaagtatattttttttgcttatgaaattatattttgatttgacCTTTTGTTCTTGTGTTTTGAAATTTCAAGTAATacaaaatgttttttatttgaactttaCTCTCATATTTGGCAGATATAAGGGTCAATAAGTAACCACAAattcttcttaaaattaaaaagttaattataAACTTGTGTGCTTGGGCCATCTTTTCTCAAATAACGttctaatataaaaatcaatcattaatttatgtttgatatattAGAAAACGATttaagtaaaaatgaaaaagaaggtGAACTTGGGAAATCACTGTTGCTAGAATAATTCAAGAAGTAAATACACTTTGGCAAACATGCATTCGACAAGTATCATTGAAGTGGAAGTAgtttataatcaaattcatgGATCAAGGTCAAAAGATGTTTTGGAGACTTGTCATGATTTTGTAGTCACACAAAAGAGAAGATGAAAgaactattatattttttcaaaagatataTCAAGTTATCATAAGAAACTTCACTAACCTGACAACTAGACTATGTTAAGTGGTGTGATAAGACCGGAAAAATAGTATCACTATCATCAGTACAAACAACACATACTCATAGGCATTATCCCTCGTAACTTGAAGATAAAAGCAGGGGCTTAACCCTTAAATCACCACCCTTACCACAAACACTATTATTACCTTGGACTCATACAATACTTTACCTCAAGTTATCTACCACATTTCGCACAATCTTGGTCATTCCACCCTCACATCAAATCATAAACTAACCCCTTGTATCACATAGAGGATTTCTGAAGCAAGCTCAGTTGACTAGCTAGTTTCTCATGCCACACCTTGTCTTATACAGAATATATgaacaagtaatcataatttaGCAAATTAAATAGCTACAACTATAACACCAAGTACAACATAACGAGACTCATAATTCTTACATCCACAATCACATTGATTCATCAGACTTTTAATTAACCCAGACCTCCAAGGATCCTAAAACGTCATTATGATATTCAGTATGCAATATTCCTGGCCTACACAACGACCCCGATTCAATTTTTGGTATGTATCAGTGTGGTACTGAATCCAATCAATAGTATATATGTACCATTGGGGTGTCCGATCcaattattaattagtatgtATCTCCTTACGTGCTACTCAATCTAATCATTAGTATGCATTGGTGTGATACCCAATCTAATCATCAAATGAACAATCATAATAGTAAGGAAGGATAGCAACCACACATGCATGTACCCAAAGTATGCACATTCATCGCATGCGATAACAACATTCAACATttgaaatttcctttttttttgccTTATCACGCATGTAATACTAACGAAGAAGTTgacaaacaaatatatataatatcaatgaGAAACAAACCGAATTTTTCTGATCCCCCACAATTACCTTTCCAGGATAACTCCCAGCAGACACCATGAGTTCAACAATAACTAGAAAAGTAAACCACATATTCAACCATCCAGACGCCGTGCCCATAGGCCTATCTTCGACAACCTACaagatattatatatgtaaaaacAAGTCTAACTACTCAGTTAAGGAACCTAGACGCCAAGCAACTATTGAAGGGTTCTAGATACAAACTTTTGGCGACCATAATCCAtggattttaatcttttttgcGCTGAAATCTCTTCCTTCCATTGTCCTCGagattttaatctttttttgcACTGGAGTCTCTTCCCTCCATTGTCCTCGAGCTTAGGAGAATTTTCGGATATTTCCCCTCCCAGATTAACATTCATctatcaaaaaattcaaaatgtagAAATTGGGAAAATAtcctttgtcatttttttttctaaattgaaaatttttcaataaaagacCAGACTACCCAAATAGGTATTGTTATGTTACCATTGAGCAGACAATAATCCAACAACCTGAATATCCACTGTTCTCTTAACATGCTTGAAACTTCTCCTTGTCAACAACTCTCCATATTCAAAAACAACATCTTAGCTTgtagatataaatttttttaaatcaacaCAAGTGGCATGAAAAATAAGCCATACATTAACAGCAACACATATAGATATTACAATGTATATAGTAACACCAGAATGGCTGGAGATTACCAACatctaaaattttcaatataGTACTCAAAAACAGAGGAAAAATAACACGAAAGAAGAGCACACCCAAGAACACCATCACTGTAAAGCAAATAATGACACTAAATATGATCACTAGCAGTGTAGCACACAAACTTTTGCTGTAGTTATGCAATAAGGTTAGAAACATGTTGGTGAGTAGATGAAAATAACACTCAAATACAATGCCGCAATCCTCAATTTTCTCCTCCGTCCCTCTGTAGTTACAGCTCACCGTTATTCAATATGCACACCCATGAGAATAGTTTTAGGAATGACAAGTCAAGTAAACAGTCTAACTTCTTGATTTTCCTGCTATCTCAAGTGCTCCTTACGGCACTAGGATGCTTTAGGTAATTTATATCTCTACCTTTGGTGGACCAGAGTGTCTCCTTGGTACACCACCAGGGGATGCTGAGAACGACAATCGCTTCTTCGTAGAACTAACACTTCCCTTCTCTGGTGTCCCTATCTTTTCGAAACCCAAAGGACTTGGTAAGCGGGACCTTGCTCGTGCTGATTCTGTTGCAGCCATGTAACTTGGAACAGATGGGGAACTTGCCAGACTTTCATCATCTCTAACTGATGAACCAGCAATGCTATGCCTCCTGCAGCGTTCTGACTGTGCACTCGCCATGCTTCTAGAGTCATCATCCACATTACTCACCCTGGGGCTTGCTGGCCTTATTCGTCCGGTCTTTGATCTAGGTGTTGACGGTGACTGGCGGCTAGGAGGACGGTTTTGCTTATGAGCTGTTGGAGAAGGCCTATTGTCTAGGTGGAAATCACGATGAGTGATAGCAGCCACAGCAGTGGACTGGCTTGCTGGGCTCTCTGCAGCGACCTCGTCACTGTTAGGTTCTTTATCCATTGCACATTTATCTTCCCATGGCCGTGCTGCCATCCAACGTTCCAACCAACTCCAGCCCCAGTGGGGATTATTTGGGTCCATGAATGTTTGATTTGTAGATTTTGAAGGATTCCTCCGTGTTGGCTGTTGTAAAAGTATATGATTCCATATTACATTCTTCAATAATTTAAATCGTGTAACAAGGGATTAAATAtcaaagaactcaagtactcttTAGTACATTCTAGATTGTTTTCAGGAAGGAAAATGTCAGCAATATCTTTGTCGGTAAATCCTATTGGTGACTAGTTCCAGAGATTTTATTTATACGTAAAAGATCAAATGAAGCAACGTTTCATCGGAACAAGTCTGAAACATCTCTATTTTACAGATTTGACATGTCAGGACAAGTTAGATCTATGTTCCAAGTTAGATATACTGCCTAAGTAAGCAAGAACTAGAAGTACTAGAACAAACTTCAATTTCCAAACAACTTATCGGCTTTACTTTAGAGATAAAAGATGGAGGACAAGATAAGTTTTACAGGAAcgaaactatatattatataataagatCTTTGCAGCTATCTTTTGTAGTTCCAGACAAAGCTTTGGTGTTAACATAAAGCTTACGGGAAAAGTATATAGCATTTCAGCATTCAATTTGTAGATAGAAAGGAAAGGACTTAACAAAAGAATGTATGTACCTGATGTGTGTATGCATAAGCCAAAGCCCTTTCCCTTCTTGTGGCAGCCTCCTGTTTCATCTGGAGGTTTGCATCAACTTGTTCCTTGGACCGTGTACTGTCATTCCAATCATCTCCAGACTGCTGCAAAATGCAAAAGAAATTCAGCCAAAAGGCGCTAAGCATGACCAAAGAGTACATATTTCTTAGCAGGGAAACCAAGATAAAAAGTAAAAACCACCTCTAAGTGgaactaaaagaaaaacaaggagATAACCCGAAGAGGATGATGCTGAAACATGATGTCGAACTCAAGAATTTTATGGGAAACAAATGGCATACATACAAATCATCGAGTGTATATATGGAAGGTACTTACGGAAGATGCTTTCAGCTTCTCTTGCTCTTTCTCATGCTTCTGTTGGAGCTGTCTCTGGAGTGTCTGATTCTCCTCTGACATTCTAATTCTTCTGGCACGAACCTGTGATTGAACACGAGCTAGAGTCTGCATGCACCTTAAGGTTGATGTGGCTTGTCGTTTCACAGATTGACCTTGAATCATTGCCTTCAACCTCACTAATCCTCTCAACGCCTTCAATGCTCTCCTAGCCTGTATAAAATAGGAATATCAGAAACTGTTTGCAGTATAGAATAGACCTTCAATGCTCTCCTAGCTAAGGGTGTTCTATACTGAGCATTTTTCGCTATTTTTGGACTACGCTAAAACTAATCACCGAGCAAAAACAACATCATTCAAAAGAAGTTCAAATGCGTGATCATATAATGCAAGCTTAAATCACAGCAGATGTTAGATATCCTACCAAGTATCCTCGAAAAACTGTTTGTATTCTTATAGCTGCAATCTCTTCCTTTGATTGACCCGAGCTACAGGCTGCAGCTGTGAGGCGAACAACCTCAGCAGCAGCTTGAGCAGCAGCAACAGCTGCTTCTGCAGCAACAGCAGTGGCAATAGCTACCGAATACGCATGCTTGTTCTGCTCATTCTCTGCTTCCATCAATTTCATCTGCTCTACCTGCGGAGGAGTAGGAGGTCCCGGACACACTAATGCAGTTTCTGCATTCAAAGAATCCAACTCGTCGTTCTGTTGCTTTTCGGACCATTTCTCTGATTTCTGTTTCTTCTAGCGAAAACAAAACATCTTCAAACAATTACTCATGAAAAtactaaatatgaaaaaagaaaatgtcatttcattcatccattaccttatctttctttttgttaCCCGAACCAAGCGCCTTTTTCACCGATGAAAACCAATTTCCCTTCTTACCCATTTCAAAGCATCTATACCATAAGAAGAGatccaaaaattaaagaatatcaCACAAAAACTAAGACATGACAACAAAGAGATCTAAAGTCTCTTGTTTCTGTTGAAACTCGAAACCAAAACACACAATTAGATCATCATTAATCAAACCATAATGTAACAGAACAAATTTACCacaatatataatatgaaatacTCACAAAATTGTAAAAAATGACCCCCCAAACGTCAAAAGCCAGAAATCTTACCAATATGATATAGCAGACTCCAACAGCAAtctatcaaaaaaagaaaatgacacaAATCAGATAATTTTCTCCATTCatttcaaagaaaatgaaaatcaacaaacattagtaattaatcaagaaaaacaaTATGCATGACCCAAATGCTAAAACTTCAAGATcatcattaaaacaaaaaaataatctcaaaattgacaattcaagatcacacaaaaaaaaaaaagacaggTTGATTTATTTGTCATATACCTAAAAAGTGAAATGTTGATAAATATGAGaagaaattaatgaaatgaatCACCAAGTCCCCACCATAAAATGAAGATGTATATAGgaaaaatttaagaagaaactTGTGAGCACGCCTTGAAGAATATgactaaaaattattatattttgtttgggGGGACCTGGAGGACAAGGAAAACTTCAAATGTTGATCAAGACAACAATAACGGAAAGGGGTAATTTcggtattaaaatatttatttttggaggAATAAATGTTTCTGTTTTGTGTAGGACCCAAAGACAGGCTTTGAAGGTTACTTAGGGCACACAATGTGGATATACCTATTTCTGTCCTAACGATATTAATCTATTATTGACTATGTATTGAAAAAAACTACATAAACAAAACAGtaatttgatatataattctaaattataatatgttaaaaatataatctttattatgattaatgataaaaataaagtagaaagtaagtataaaattatttattaat
This genomic window contains:
- the LOC101249910 gene encoding protein IQ-DOMAIN 3 isoform X2; the protein is MGKKGNWFSSVKKALGSGNKKKDKKQKSEKWSEKQQNDELDSLNAETALVCPGPPTPPQVEQMKLMEAENEQNKHAYSVAIATAVAAEAAVAAAQAAAEVVRLTAAACSSGQSKEEIAAIRIQTVFRGYLARRALKALRGLVRLKAMIQGQSVKRQATSTLRCMQTLARVQSQVRARRIRMSEENQTLQRQLQQKHEKEQEKLKASSQSGDDWNDSTRSKEQVDANLQMKQEAATRRERALAYAYTHQPTRRNPSKSTNQTFMDPNNPHWGWSWLERWMAARPWEDKCAMDKEPNSDEVAAESPASQSTAVAAITHRDFHLDNRPSPTAHKQNRPPSRQSPSTPRSKTGRIRPASPRVSNVDDDSRSMASAQSERCRRHSIAGSSVRDDESLASSPSVPSYMAATESARARSRLPSPLGFEKIGTPEKGSVSSTKKRLSFSASPGGVPRRHSGPPKVEI
- the LOC101249910 gene encoding protein IQ-DOMAIN 3 isoform X1; translated protein: MGKKGNWFSSVKKALGSGNKKKDKKKQKSEKWSEKQQNDELDSLNAETALVCPGPPTPPQVEQMKLMEAENEQNKHAYSVAIATAVAAEAAVAAAQAAAEVVRLTAAACSSGQSKEEIAAIRIQTVFRGYLARRALKALRGLVRLKAMIQGQSVKRQATSTLRCMQTLARVQSQVRARRIRMSEENQTLQRQLQQKHEKEQEKLKASSQSGDDWNDSTRSKEQVDANLQMKQEAATRRERALAYAYTHQPTRRNPSKSTNQTFMDPNNPHWGWSWLERWMAARPWEDKCAMDKEPNSDEVAAESPASQSTAVAAITHRDFHLDNRPSPTAHKQNRPPSRQSPSTPRSKTGRIRPASPRVSNVDDDSRSMASAQSERCRRHSIAGSSVRDDESLASSPSVPSYMAATESARARSRLPSPLGFEKIGTPEKGSVSSTKKRLSFSASPGGVPRRHSGPPKVEI
- the LOC101249910 gene encoding protein IQ-DOMAIN 3 isoform X5; the protein is MGKKGNWFSSVKKALGSGNKKKDKKSEKWSEKQQNDELDSLNAETALVCPGPPTPPQVEQMKLMEAENEQNKHAYSVAIATAVAAEAAVAAAQAAAEVVRLTAAACSSGQSKEEIAAIRIQTVFRGYLARRALKALRGLVRLKAMIQGQSVKRQATSTLRCMQTLARVQSQVRARRIRMSEENQTLQRQLQQKHEKEQEKLKASSQSGDDWNDSTRSKEQVDANLQMKQEAATRRERALAYAYTHQPTRRNPSKSTNQTFMDPNNPHWGWSWLERWMAARPWEDKCAMDKEPNSDEVAAESPASQSTAVAAITHRDFHLDNRPSPTAHKQNRPPSRQSPSTPRSKTGRIRPASPRVSNVDDDSRSMASAQSERCRRHSIAGSSVRDDESLASSPSVPSYMAATESARARSRLPSPLGFEKIGTPEKGSVSSTKKRLSFSASPGGVPRRHSGPPKVEI
- the LOC101249910 gene encoding protein IQ-DOMAIN 3 isoform X4; this translates as MGKKGNWFSSVKKALGSGNKKKDKKQKSEKWSEKQQNDELDSLNAETALVCPGPPTPPQVEQMKLMEAENEQNKHAYSVAIATAVAAEAAVAAAQAAAEVVRLTAAACSSGQSKEEIAAIRIQTVFRGYLARRALKALRGLVRLKAMIQGQSVKRQATSTLRCMQTLARVQSQVRARRIRMSEENQTLQRQLQQKHEKEQEKLKASSSGDDWNDSTRSKEQVDANLQMKQEAATRRERALAYAYTHQPTRRNPSKSTNQTFMDPNNPHWGWSWLERWMAARPWEDKCAMDKEPNSDEVAAESPASQSTAVAAITHRDFHLDNRPSPTAHKQNRPPSRQSPSTPRSKTGRIRPASPRVSNVDDDSRSMASAQSERCRRHSIAGSSVRDDESLASSPSVPSYMAATESARARSRLPSPLGFEKIGTPEKGSVSSTKKRLSFSASPGGVPRRHSGPPKVEI